From Microaerobacter geothermalis, a single genomic window includes:
- a CDS encoding energy-coupling factor transporter transmembrane component T family protein, whose protein sequence is MFDHIIIGQYIPGNSIIHRLDPRAKLLFVFAFVFVIFLANNWITYGILIGFTLLSVLLTSVPLSYILKGLKPIWWLIIFTILLYLLTTKEGELLWKWGWFSVYEQGLVQAVFISLRLLLLVIAASLLTFTTSPIDVTDGLESLLSPFKKIGLPAHELALMMSIALRFIPTIMEETEKIMKAQMARGAEFTTGSFGKRIKSFVPLLIPLFISAFRRAEELAMAMEARGYRGGEGRTRYRKLTYHKRDIGLIFVFLGIVTSLFFFRT, encoded by the coding sequence ATTTTTGATCATATTATTATTGGTCAATATATTCCTGGAAATTCAATCATCCACCGTTTGGACCCAAGGGCTAAACTGTTATTTGTTTTTGCATTTGTATTTGTTATTTTTTTGGCTAACAACTGGATTACTTATGGAATTTTAATCGGGTTTACCCTTTTGTCCGTGCTGTTAACCTCTGTTCCTCTCTCTTATATATTGAAAGGATTAAAACCCATTTGGTGGCTCATTATATTTACCATACTCCTGTATTTGCTCACAACCAAAGAAGGGGAATTGTTATGGAAGTGGGGATGGTTTTCTGTTTATGAACAGGGACTTGTTCAAGCTGTTTTTATTTCATTAAGGCTCCTTTTACTGGTTATTGCAGCTAGCTTGCTTACCTTTACCACTTCACCCATAGATGTGACCGACGGACTAGAATCACTCCTGTCTCCTTTTAAAAAGATAGGTCTTCCCGCCCATGAATTGGCTCTTATGATGTCCATTGCCTTACGCTTTATCCCAACCATCATGGAGGAGACAGAGAAGATTATGAAGGCTCAAATGGCAAGGGGAGCGGAATTTACCACCGGCTCATTTGGGAAAAGAATAAAAAGTTTTGTTCCATTGCTTATTCCTTTGTTTATCAGTGCTTTCCGCCGGGCAGAAGAATTAGCAATGGCTATGGAAGCCAGAGGTTATCGAGGTGGGGAAGGAAGAACAAGATACCGGAAGCTAACCTATCATAAACGGGATATTGGATTAATTTTTGTTTTTTTGGGTATCGTGACATCCCTGTTCTTTTTTCGGACATAA
- a CDS encoding energy-coupling factor transporter ATPase, which translates to MEIFIEGLSYWYKKGTPFEKKALNHITLHIPPGQFVAIIGHTGSGKSTLIQHINGLLMPTEGRIQVGDITVTPKEKKSLANLRKYVGLVFQYPEHQLFEETVEKDVSYGPRNLGIPDELIRVRVREALSMVGIKEEMYSRSPFSLSGGQMRRVAIAGILAMNPKVLILDEPTAGLDPQGKENILKLIYQYHQENGLTTLFVSHNMDEVAQYADWIVVMKEGSILLQGPPSKVFQQEKKIREAFLDQPKITKLIKQLNQKMDSQIPLSIVRKEDLIQELKKRFQEREIKP; encoded by the coding sequence ATGGAAATATTTATCGAAGGATTAAGTTATTGGTACAAAAAGGGCACTCCATTTGAGAAAAAAGCTCTGAATCACATTACCCTCCATATCCCCCCTGGGCAATTTGTTGCCATTATTGGACACACCGGATCAGGAAAGTCAACCCTTATCCAGCATATCAATGGATTGCTCATGCCAACGGAGGGCAGAATCCAAGTGGGTGACATTACCGTTACTCCCAAGGAGAAAAAAAGCTTGGCAAATTTAAGAAAATATGTGGGATTGGTTTTTCAATATCCTGAGCATCAGCTTTTTGAAGAAACCGTGGAAAAGGATGTTTCTTATGGTCCCCGCAATTTGGGAATTCCGGATGAACTGATAAGGGTAAGAGTAAGAGAAGCACTCAGTATGGTAGGAATAAAGGAAGAAATGTATTCAAGGTCTCCCTTTTCTTTAAGCGGGGGGCAGATGAGGAGGGTGGCCATTGCAGGAATATTAGCCATGAATCCGAAGGTTCTTATTCTTGATGAGCCTACAGCCGGCCTGGATCCACAGGGAAAAGAAAACATTTTAAAGCTGATCTATCAATATCATCAGGAAAATGGGTTAACGACTTTATTTGTATCTCATAACATGGATGAAGTAGCCCAATATGCAGACTGGATTGTCGTAATGAAGGAGGGTTCTATTTTATTACAAGGGCCTCCATCAAAGGTTTTTCAGCAGGAGAAAAAAATCAGGGAGGCATTCCTTGATCAGCCAAAGATTACAAAACTGATCAAGCAGCTAAATCAGAAAATGGATTCGCAAATCCCTTTATCTATTGTTAGGAAAGAGGACTTGATACAGGAGTTGAAGAAAAGATTCCAGGAAAGGGAGATAAAACCATGA
- the truA gene encoding tRNA pseudouridine(38-40) synthase TruA: MRVRKIRMTVTYDGTEYAGFQVQPGQRTIQGELERAIEELTKQKVRVVGSGRTDAGVHALGQVIHFNTDSSIPVDRWPLALHTKLPKDIVITKAEEVHGQFHARFDAKEKIYIYTIDRGHVPHVLMRRYAYHFPYALDIEKMREGAAYLIGTHDFTSFSSSKTEVQDKVREMYEITMIQEGPFLKILCRGNGFLYQMVRIIIGTLLEVGEGKRDPETIKSILEKKDRILAGRTVPPHGLVLYKVNYK; the protein is encoded by the coding sequence ATGCGTGTGAGGAAAATTCGAATGACCGTAACCTATGATGGAACAGAATATGCAGGTTTTCAAGTTCAGCCTGGGCAAAGGACCATACAAGGGGAATTGGAAAGAGCCATTGAAGAATTGACCAAGCAAAAGGTGAGAGTGGTTGGTTCAGGAAGAACCGATGCCGGAGTCCATGCGTTAGGTCAAGTCATTCACTTTAACACCGATTCCTCAATACCGGTTGACCGATGGCCCTTAGCCCTCCATACGAAATTGCCCAAAGATATTGTGATTACCAAGGCAGAAGAGGTTCATGGACAATTTCACGCCCGGTTTGATGCAAAAGAGAAAATATATATATATACTATTGACCGCGGTCATGTTCCCCATGTTTTGATGAGACGCTATGCATATCATTTTCCTTATGCTTTAGATATAGAAAAAATGAGAGAAGGAGCCGCTTATCTTATCGGCACCCATGATTTCACTTCCTTCTCTTCGTCAAAAACGGAAGTACAAGATAAAGTAAGGGAAATGTATGAGATAACCATGATACAGGAAGGTCCGTTTCTTAAGATCCTATGCCGCGGAAACGGATTCCTGTATCAAATGGTGCGAATAATTATCGGCACTCTGTTAGAAGTAGGAGAGGGCAAAAGGGACCCAGAAACTATAAAATCCATACTGGAGAAAAAAGATCGAATTCTGGCCGGAAGGACAGTACCCCCACACGGATTAGTTTTGTATAAAGTCAACTATAAGTGA